A genomic window from Clostridium aceticum includes:
- the cysC gene encoding adenylyl-sulfate kinase: MSNNVVWHHTNIKKEDRETLLKQKAVALWFTGLSGSGKSTVANAVEKKLFEAGRATYLLDGDNIRHGLNKDLGFATEDRIENIRRIAEVSKLFIDAGIITLTAFISPFIEDRNQVRSLLGDRFIEVFVDCSLKTCEERDPKGLYKKARAGEIKNFTGIDSPYEKPTHPEITVSTDGEGVEECADKIISYLVTNGYTRGGDLEI; encoded by the coding sequence ATGAGTAATAATGTTGTTTGGCACCACACCAATATAAAAAAAGAAGACAGAGAAACTTTACTAAAGCAAAAAGCTGTAGCACTTTGGTTCACCGGTTTATCTGGTTCTGGTAAATCTACAGTGGCCAATGCTGTAGAGAAAAAATTATTTGAAGCTGGTAGAGCTACTTACTTGTTGGATGGTGACAATATAAGGCACGGGTTAAACAAAGATTTAGGTTTTGCTACAGAAGATCGTATAGAAAATATCAGAAGAATTGCAGAGGTAAGCAAGCTCTTTATAGATGCAGGGATCATTACACTTACCGCCTTTATTTCTCCATTTATAGAGGATCGAAATCAGGTGAGAAGTTTACTGGGAGATAGATTTATAGAAGTATTTGTTGATTGCTCTTTAAAAACCTGTGAAGAAAGAGATCCAAAGGGACTTTATAAAAAAGCTAGAGCAGGGGAAATAAAAAACTTTACAGGAATAGACTCTCCCTATGAAAAGCCTACTCATCCTGAAATTACGGTTTCTACAGACGGTGAGGGTGTAGAGGAATGTGCTGATAAAATCATCAGCTATTTGGTTACCAATGGATATACAAGGGGTGGTGACCTTGAAATTTGA
- a CDS encoding DASS family sodium-coupled anion symporter, which translates to MKTTTKSNFYIDRRPLITLFLIEYKNAILLLFAFIVFFTFISNPNIPEDMSIQAYQALIIFLLANFLWITNVIPLAITSLMVMGLLATFNVLPNEQIYSFFGNKALFFIIGAFIISAGISTSGLNKRIAYYFLSRFGDQPHRLTLSIFLLSGFLAHVMPAHAVAAMLFPILMSISKKLELDSNSILGKYMFFALAWGSVLGGVVTFLGGARNPLAIGILEEATGETIGFLEWMIAVAPPIYLIMMMVSIYLIKQVSASTRDTEILKDFFSETGERMSKIQLKEIKALIILVGTIYMWIFQSKRFEIANIALISAALFFVLNVIDWEDAKKEINWGAIFMYGGAIALGKALEETGLLEYINQNYISTMNFSTLGFILVVFSISVFLTEGVSNAAVVVILLPVVIKTTTALGLPATLAVYLVAVPSGLAFMFPMSSPPNAIAFSSGYIKSSDTLKIGFALNILSIAVVTVFALTYWRIIGVY; encoded by the coding sequence GTGAAGACCACAACAAAAAGTAACTTTTATATAGATAGAAGACCGTTAATCACACTATTTTTAATAGAATATAAAAATGCAATTTTATTGTTGTTTGCCTTTATTGTGTTTTTTACGTTTATTTCAAATCCTAATATTCCCGAAGATATGTCTATCCAAGCATATCAGGCATTGATTATATTTTTGCTTGCAAACTTTTTATGGATAACCAATGTAATTCCCCTTGCTATTACGAGCCTTATGGTGATGGGTCTTTTAGCTACATTTAATGTGTTGCCCAATGAACAAATATATTCTTTCTTTGGCAATAAGGCTTTGTTTTTTATTATAGGTGCCTTTATCATATCAGCGGGAATTTCTACTTCTGGGTTAAATAAAAGAATTGCCTACTACTTTTTATCGAGGTTTGGAGATCAACCCCATAGGCTAACCCTTTCAATTTTTCTACTGTCTGGTTTTTTAGCCCATGTTATGCCGGCACATGCGGTGGCAGCTATGCTTTTTCCTATATTGATGTCTATAAGTAAAAAATTAGAGTTAGACAGTAACTCCATATTAGGAAAATATATGTTTTTTGCATTGGCTTGGGGCAGTGTCTTAGGCGGTGTTGTAACCTTTTTAGGTGGTGCAAGGAATCCTTTAGCAATAGGGATTTTAGAGGAAGCTACGGGAGAGACGATAGGTTTTTTAGAATGGATGATTGCGGTAGCACCACCTATCTATTTAATTATGATGATGGTTTCTATCTATCTTATAAAACAAGTAAGTGCCTCAACAAGGGATACAGAAATTTTAAAGGATTTTTTCTCAGAGACTGGAGAAAGAATGAGCAAAATCCAGCTTAAAGAGATCAAAGCACTAATCATATTAGTAGGGACAATTTATATGTGGATTTTTCAAAGTAAAAGATTTGAAATCGCTAATATAGCCCTCATTAGTGCAGCCTTATTCTTTGTGCTTAATGTTATTGATTGGGAGGATGCAAAAAAAGAAATCAATTGGGGTGCGATTTTTATGTATGGCGGGGCAATCGCCTTAGGAAAAGCACTGGAGGAAACAGGATTGCTAGAGTATATCAATCAAAATTATATTTCCACGATGAATTTTTCTACTTTAGGGTTTATACTGGTGGTCTTTTCAATAAGTGTCTTTCTTACTGAAGGGGTTTCCAATGCGGCGGTGGTGGTCATCTTACTTCCGGTAGTGATAAAAACAACAACAGCCCTAGGTCTTCCTGCTACTTTAGCTGTATATTTAGTGGCAGTACCTTCAGGATTAGCCTTTATGTTCCCTATGAGTTCACCGCCTAATGCCATAGCATTTTCTTCTGGATACATAAAATCCAGTGATACCCTTAAAATAGGTTTTGCTCTAAATATTTTATCTATAGCAGTGGTTACTGTATTTGCTTTAACCTACTGGCGTATAATTGGAGTCTATTAG